CAAGAACCAAAATTGCGCGAAAAATAGGGCATGTTTAGGAACATAATTCTCAGGATTCAAGAGATGGAATACAGCAAAAAGAGGATTAACGGTTCATTTGAACCTTACTTTACAGAAATGTGTTTTcgcatttataaaattactcgattttcacaattatttttgcaagtcaaggcaaaaaaaaatccactttagGTACATTTTTTCGGCAGTACATCGAGAATAATCACATAAGTTGCTATATAAAAACCGTTCCTTATGTCGCTGAAAAATATGATGACGGCGGCCATCTTGTTTTCACAGTATTTCTATGGTGGCCGTCTTCGATGTTCCAGattcttttggtttttgtccGAAGCTAAACCCTCGTACGCCCTTAATTCTATGAGTTAAGAAATAACTCCTTAATACATCTTGGGATGAGGGAAGAAAAGATCTTTGTTCAGGACTTTTGCATCTTTATGAAgatacataaaaagttaaatcAGATTAGAGTGTATGAAGAACTGACAGTATGCAAATCATAGGCTTAAGGAGATCTAGATGTGAACATAAAATGTTATGCTGCACCTAGACAtcaagttaaaaataaatttaaaaacggaCAGACTTTCGTAGAGTTGTATTAGTTGCATAGCACTGTTACTCAGTGATCATGCAGTGCTGTGATAgactaaaaaaattcttctcgTGAAAAAAATACTTCAGTCAGGACACGACGATACATTTTTCgcctttttagccccgtacgaagtacaaaggggcttataggattacgatgccgtgtgtaattgatggaattcgaagcagacggtaagagcaaagtgtttgcctatgttcatagatgacgaatccgcaataaaaatttgggccgtctgtccgtctgtcacgtcgatatcttgagtaaatcaaatccgatttcaaaaattttttttccctgaaagatagtcgaaaaagtgaggctaagttcgaagatgggcatattcgggtcggcccttcgtgagttagggccacctaagtgatttaaggtcttttggtgatatttatggcaaaataaacgatggaaatgtaaatgacacggcaaatgataggtattgtcaataccaatccaggaaaaacaaaatttttaaaatcgggtgagtggaccgtgagttagggccttagaagtgaaatgctactagggccctatgtgtattttacatagaactcgagtaaatttcattcgtttttcctaatttttgtttgatttggaaggtaatcgaatgccgaatagaatgttgttgaaaagaattaaatttgggtccttggcctaaggccgctactagggccctatgtgtatttcacatataactcgagtaaatttcatccgtttttcgtaatttttgtttcatttggaaggtaatcaaaggccgaatagaatgtcgttgaaaaaaaattaaatttgggtccttggaccaAGGCCACTACtaaggccctatgtgtattttacatataactcgagcaaatttcatccgtttttcgtaatttttgtttcatttgggaggtaatcaaaggccgaatagaatgtagttgaaaaaaaatttaaatttgggtcctcggactgaggccgatactaggcccttcaaaaaaaataaaattttagggcgatttgaatttttgattcatttgaaaggagcgtcgtacggggcttcgtaattgcgctatgcgctatttctaagatgtacacattccataataattttactttaactacattaaccggcgcaataggcttacggtcaaagtagggtgacagacgcactagggtcacgtacgcaatagatatacgggtttgtacggggctcagtcgcagcaaacgctccgactgttctgatggctcgttatATATATTTCGAATATTTAAAATCTTTAATGCCTCGATGACATAAAGTTTATTATTTCTATAATAACTCCAGGTCTTCGCCTCTGCTGATGTTGtacaaatatatattttttacattcCGAATGGCACCTGAGTCCTTCATCGCGGTCTATGCTACCAGTGTTTAATTGTTATACGTTTAAAAAGTGTACGATGCTCAGCATTTAAACACAGTctcatttaataccatttggTACTGTGTACCGTTCacacattttattcattctttcttcttttgatATCAACGCACCCAACCTACCTGCCTACCTATATAGAATGAAAGAGTAACCGCGTGAAATATAAGTGACATATACCTATACGCTTTAGCACCTCTATTTACCTTGCTGTTGAAATGAAGTTGAGCTTCTAAGATCACTGTTATTGTTATCATTCACCTTACCGCGATCACATCGTACACATTCAACGGACGGTtaggttgaaaatttttgaaaaataaaatgatcggaTTAAAACGATCAATTTTGCAAAGGGTAGAGTTCTGCAATGCTAATAACAATAATGAGAATAGTgatacaataaaatgtttggtgACGGATCAGGCACCGGTGACGAATAAAAAAGTCACGGACTTTAgtattcggaaaattttaagTGATGAACCTTCTGCTGTTCGTATTTCGAATAGTCCACAACTGTTTGCTAACGGCCAGTATCCAATATTCAATCCAATAAACTATGTGTCCGAAAGCAGTGCAGACAATTGTTCAGAATTTGCAAAGTGTTTGATGTGCGACAAAATGATCCGCGtggaaacattgaaaattcatcTTCGTACGCATAATACGCGTCGGTACGAATGTACCGAATGTGGAAAAGGATTTTCACAGCTACGTAACTATAAGTACCACGTATCGGTGCATCGTGGATCCAAAGAATTCGCAGCGCACTGTCCGGAGTGTAATAAAGTGTTCAATGACAAGGGATATTTAAgcagtcatttgaaaattcatcgCAATTTGAAGGAATATGGCTGTCCACACTGCTCTAAATCGTTTAATCAAAGAGTGGCATTTAACATGCATGTCAGGATACATACTGGGGTAAGTGAAAGCctaactttttcatttcaatgttCAAGTCAAAGAGATTTTAGACGATAAAATGTCTCAATTGTCACTGCTTCAAGCTGTGTTAGTCCTAGCTGAATCACTAAGTTTTCTCCAGTCCACTCATAGTGCCGTTGCCTTTGAAACTAGAATACTTACTTCATTAGTCTCTCGTTTGACATCATCAAGTTTCATCAAGGTCAACTCGGATCCTCCaccatttcacatttttatttgtgcAGCAAAACTTCGTTACAACGACCATGATTAGTCCTGCTTAGTTTACGTGGAGGTCAAAATTCGTTTGGTCTGGCAGAGTGGTCGTTAAAGTTAGTTCATTGCCGAGGctgcaaatgaagtaatagatccgagaGTGAAACTGCTGATATTCTTTTTGTCTGTGAAAGGCTAAAAAACccattttcatttctaaaattctttggGGTTTTCTCAGTTCCCTACTTTCACGATCTCATAAGCCTCAGATTGCGTGAGAGTTTGAGCTACAAACGTTTAGTTTCATTAGTCTATACATCGTCTTCTACATGCTAAAGTGTTTAGATTAACAGGAAggcaggggcgccgacttttatggacaagcgaggctcgggcaacactactcgaatgatgagcaccactacatctttccagttttacttgaaagagcaccactactcccagattcgcttgttgtatgagcaccactactcccaaacaCAATTCGGCGTCCCTGCAGGAAGGACAAAACTGAACATTTACCAACTATTTCTCAATATATTCATCGTTGTTTTCCATTTATATTGATGTATAGGTGAAGCCACACAAATGCCAAGAGTGCGGAAAACGATTTTCAAGGAAAATGTTGCTCAAACAGCATCTTAGAACACATAGCGGAGAGAAGCCTTATCAGTGTTCGGTGAGTAGTTTAAATTTTCTGGATGTCCTCGCactctttttcttcttcaacgaaattttttttattttttttcctgactTTCAACCAGGTATGTGGGAAGCATTTTGCTGATAGGAGTAACATGACGCTACATCATCGACTTCATTCCGGTATTTCTACGTCAATTTCTGGTCACGTTCCGCATTTAATCTTTGCATTTACAGGTGTAAAGCCATTTTCGTGTCCAATTTGCCCGAAGGCATTCACCAAGAAGCATCATCTTAAAACTCATTTAAATTATCACTGCGGCTATAAACCTTATAAGTGTCCTCATCCAAATTGCGAACAGTCGTTCACACAATCGAGTAATATGAGAACACATTCCAAGAAGTGTCAATTTCGACCCAATCTTTTTGAACCAATTAACGATTGCTCAAATGTAAATCAatgttaaattattaagaaaatgaaattaaaattcacaaagACATTGTTGTACCTGGTCTGGTATAAATCAAgtattcaagttttttttttctctatcaGAACAGCGCGTAGGTCGATTTGGAACGTGTGGTATGAAATTAGTGGATGCAAAGCAAGGGATAAGGTAGGATTCTGTTAATGTTGACgcaattgttcaatttttgttgataaatgtCGCACATTTGGgttaaattaacttttttgcacaaaatttgtgttgaaaGCAATAATGGTAAGCTACCGAAAAAATCGACTACTCCAGGTCCCTGAGATTACCCCAAAATCACGTTTTTACTCAACAGCCATATACAAACGCAAACCCTTTTTGACTTTCCTCTGTACTGGTCAGGTCAGCGGTTGAATGTACTTTAATCAAACATGTAGATGTCGGATGCACTAACTGCATTGCACtttcgatatttttggatattattattCAGCTTGGAAACCATTTGCTGCAGTGGAATCCATTatccaaaataataaaatataaaaaaatattttcacacaatctgttaatgccaatcgattccaaacacattttaaaacattttggtccaaaaaaatatgaaaaacagatcgtaacaaaggagaaaaaagctctctctgacgtatagaTTTATACGACTCATGGCGTGGATTCTAAATATTTGTGGGATGTGAATACATTAGACAGTTTAGACAAATGACGTCCAACTTTCAATAGAGATACATACCTTAGGTTCTATAAGATCATCTTCTAGTTACAGTACTTTCAAACGTAGCCTCAGATTAGTTTCgttgtgttttatttatcaatttgAGAAGTAAATTTAGAATCCTGTGTAAAAAGAGAACGAACAATATGCGTCGGTTCAAAATCTCCTCTCCTTCAAATGACATTATTTTTAATGTGGATGGCAGTTCTTAATGTGGATGGTATTTCAAACGGCTTTGAAGTCTTCAagttgaagatgatctatagcaACTCAGAATCATCCagaataaatagaaaatgtttaaacaattttactaaaatttatttcaaatgttttacatCCTAACAGTACAGATATTTATGTCATTATTCcagatttcaaaatttataacaaaaattaaaaaaaaaaaacattttttatctaAAGTTTTGCTTTTGAACAGTACTTACCgattataacaaaaaagaaaggaaaattaacagttttcaatatcaaaataattcGTAAACGTTATATAAATCTACAAATTAATCGTTTCACAGTataaatctaataaaatcTCTAGCATCAAATATGTCACAATTTCCAATTTGGTTTTcatttccctttttttttaattggaaggatttttttcttggtttacAAAATCTAGAATTATTTCCTTGCTCAACGgtacaatttaatttccttataCAATATGTATTAAAGTAGTACATTTTTTTACActatttaatataaaatctgGTGttggattttaattaaaccaaaataatagttttaaatagaaaaagttgattacattttttggttaataagtcttcttcaatttttgttaatgtGTGTTCATTAAAAAtctctttttgtttcgttttggaATTAGTCAATTtatactataaaaaaatatttatgcgCGGGGACGACCTGCGATGATGATATATATAAATTAATATTCAACAACAATGAATTTTCGGTATGTTTGATTGACTTGttgttaaaaattcttttctggCACTTTGGAATTTGATACATAATTTACGAATGAGAAATCGAACTCTTCTGCTAAACGTGCACGCAATATACCTTCACCGCTAATATGAACTGTAATTTAACTACCTCAATAAGGTtgccaaatttttgttttttgtgactggtgaagtGCTAATTTAACGCTGATATCATCTATTCTCAGATTACCAACAGTGATGCTTTAAGACGGGCTACTGTATATCAAATATTGAATAAGAACGGTTGTCATTCTTATTGAGAATTTCCGGCTGATTTAGAAAAGATCTTATCATGCCTGTCAACCGGAGAGTGTTTTAGGACgtcagatttaaattttccttttttttttggaaaatcacGAAACATAGTCACTGGCTTCGACGAATTATTCCTTCGTATAATCCTTCATATAATTCGTCAAAGGTTCTGCCAGGGACTCCTTGGTCAACATTTTCGAGTATAACCTCAGTACAAATCAAGCTTTCAGCACAACaaataaatgcaaattatACATGAAACGGGTTCTTCGATTAAGCTGCTACACTTTTTCCTGTTGAGTTGTTTGTTAACAACTCATTTGGTTcttttttagttgaaatttattaCAGTGGGGCTTTTTTAGCTCGGAActtatttgagattttttagagttGGAAATGTCATCGATGTTCTCAGCCCATAAAGTGTTTTCAGTTTAtgatatttcgacacaaaatttgaaaatcccttaacgaattcaaatttcgcgccaaaatatcatagattGGGAATCACTTTATttactgggaacatcgatggcttttaaaactctgataaatataaaatccaaggtaaatatagtgaggaggtaatgccattcagacgcgcggcctagcacataagttcaatgccaatgacatctttttttaaaatggttgactacgatttacttgtatttcacaaaaatattttcgttatctcacaacagatggcccgactttcttttccattttttgctttcaacgaaggatgagatggcgtttgtatcgaactttcgtgccaccgcacatctgattcggttatatatggcattacctcctcactatatttaccttggtaaaatccacgccattagtcgtataaatttataagtcagaGAGAGAGCtgttttctcctttgttacgatctgtcagtttttctattttgcgaattagtatggaaatgaaaactaaaattgagatatctttgctgttttaagtggtttttcatattttgttggaccaaaatgttttaaagtgtgtttggaatcgatgaacgttaacaaaacaataaaatagaaaaaaaaatttttaactatttaattaattgtttattcaaagcgaaaaaaaagactgctcgcatatggcgcagtcaataaaaaaacgatcttttcaatcaacaaatattacaataaataaaaatcatccgctctattacttcctaaagttccaagaatacatgccgcattgcctctttgtatagcaatagaaattttctgcaacagataatctatggaacgtggctcccctgatgctctcttcatcaacgatcccaacttgtcaagaaaaatagaaaaaaatattttcacacaatctgttaatgtcaatcgattccaaacacattttaaaacattttggtccaaaaaatatgaaaaaccagttaaaacagcaaagatatctcaattttagttttcatttccatactaaattgcaaaataaaaaaaactgacagatcgtaacaaaggagaaaaaagctctctctctctctctctgacatataaatttatacgacaaTGGCGTGGATTGAACATTAAAAGCTCACTATTGTGAGCTATTTTGTTCTATTGTCTGTTCTCCTGTTCACGAGTTCGGAGATTATTTGACACCATTGAATTTAGAAGTCACATAGTCCAACGAGACATGATTATGCGTCGACAGTATATAGCTCTATGGTACTACGAACACTGGACACTACACTGGTCATCCAGACTATTATAGTTTCTCGTctgtatataaaaaaaagttgatgcACAGTTCATCGCCGAAAAAACGGAGAAAAGGTCTCCCTTCATTCACCGCGCACGGTCGTATAAAGTTCGATTTAAAGTCtcatgtaaattttttttacaaatcaaGTTTTGAtatacaaaatacaaagtgTTGATCGGTGTGTCACGGAATTAATTCGAAGtgaaaaatgttcgtttctgcagttttcgtttttaatttcccCCAAATCGTTAGTTTGATATAAAGATATTGAAGCGGATGCTTTATTTGGGCGTATATATTACACAAGGTTTATAGTGGCCTTCACTGGCCAGACTAAGCTATCAAAATGTGGAACACCTGGTTTCCCACGTAAATGAATTACTTTTGGCGTCACTCAGCATTGTCGCCCGATACCGCCATTTGATAGCATGTCCGGCCGGGCCTGACCGTATATGTTATTGTTTTTCTTATTGTTATCTCTCCTAAATgctaatgaaataaaaaaaatccatcgaTTCGAACTTCCaatatacagaaaatgttctacTGA
The DNA window shown above is from Bradysia coprophila strain Holo2 chromosome IV unlocalized genomic scaffold, BU_Bcop_v1 contig_84, whole genome shotgun sequence and carries:
- the LOC119072740 gene encoding gastrula zinc finger protein XlCGF8.2DB yields the protein MIGLKRSILQRVEFCNANNNNENSDTIKCLVTDQAPVTNKKVTDFSIRKILSDEPSAVRISNSPQLFANGQYPIFNPINYVSESSADNCSEFAKCLMCDKMIRVETLKIHLRTHNTRRYECTECGKGFSQLRNYKYHVSVHRGSKEFAAHCPECNKVFNDKGYLSSHLKIHRNLKEYGCPHCSKSFNQRVAFNMHVRIHTGVKPHKCQECGKRFSRKMLLKQHLRTHSGEKPYQCSVCGKHFADRSNMTLHHRLHSGVKPFSCPICPKAFTKKHHLKTHLNYHCGYKPYKCPHPNCEQSFTQSSNMRTHSKKCQFRPNLFEPINDCSNVNQC